The Gemmatimonas sp. UBA7669 genome window below encodes:
- a CDS encoding M28 family metallopeptidase, whose protein sequence is MTNILRSWGTVGASFATRGGTLLSAVLLAACGGDSAAPVDDTALAPAYAAITADDIMRHTQVLAHDSLEGRAPATAGEDKTVRYLEEQFKAMGLVGGMPDGSFVQNVTLLRSVPHPEASFHVGSRVIPLSHPADYYMVTRREQALVEADAELVFVGYGVVAPEYDWDDYKDVDVKGKVLVMLVNDPAIPDAGDSTKLDANMFKGSAMTYYGRWTYKYEIASAKGAAGAIIIHETGPAGYPFAALSSLARENLDIKAPDGNMSRTGFEAWITQPKAEELLSAAGQSFAALKAAALRKDFRPVALGARARVRLASELSTVQSRNVVAMLPGSDAERKNEYVIYSAHWDHMGRDTTLSGDQIFNGALDNASGTAQMLSIAKGFAALPTKPARSILFVALTAEEKGLLGARYFATQPPVPLSQVLANINMDGVNQWGRTSDMVVIGFGNSTLDDVLADVLRPAGRSIGPDEEPEKGYFYRSDHFEFAKQGVPALYTEAGSRFIGKDSSFGAQKRDEYTSKDYHQVSDEVKPDWDLSGAVEDTRALLAVGYRVANGETWPTWKPGTEFKAKRDSTLAKRTP, encoded by the coding sequence ATGACCAACATCCTTCGTTCGTGGGGCACAGTCGGGGCCTCGTTTGCGACTCGCGGTGGCACTCTGCTCTCCGCGGTTCTGCTGGCCGCATGCGGCGGAGACAGCGCGGCTCCAGTCGACGACACGGCCCTCGCCCCGGCGTATGCCGCCATCACCGCCGACGACATCATGCGCCACACGCAGGTGCTGGCGCATGACTCGCTCGAAGGCCGCGCACCCGCCACAGCGGGCGAAGACAAGACGGTGCGCTACCTCGAGGAGCAGTTCAAGGCCATGGGGCTCGTGGGTGGCATGCCGGATGGCTCGTTCGTACAGAACGTCACCCTGCTCCGGTCCGTGCCGCATCCTGAGGCATCGTTCCATGTGGGCAGCCGCGTCATTCCGCTCTCGCATCCTGCCGACTACTACATGGTCACACGCCGCGAGCAGGCGCTCGTGGAAGCCGACGCCGAACTGGTGTTCGTTGGCTATGGCGTGGTCGCCCCCGAGTATGATTGGGACGACTACAAGGACGTCGACGTGAAGGGCAAGGTGCTGGTGATGCTGGTCAACGATCCGGCCATTCCCGACGCCGGAGATTCGACCAAGCTCGACGCCAACATGTTCAAGGGTTCGGCCATGACGTACTACGGCCGCTGGACCTACAAGTACGAGATCGCCAGTGCCAAGGGGGCAGCAGGCGCGATCATCATTCACGAGACCGGCCCGGCCGGCTATCCGTTTGCGGCGCTCTCGAGCCTCGCGCGCGAGAACCTCGACATCAAGGCACCCGACGGCAACATGTCGCGCACCGGTTTCGAGGCCTGGATCACGCAGCCCAAGGCTGAGGAACTGCTGAGCGCGGCAGGCCAGAGCTTCGCCGCGCTCAAGGCCGCGGCGCTGCGCAAGGACTTCAGGCCCGTCGCACTGGGTGCGCGCGCACGTGTGCGCCTGGCGAGTGAACTCAGCACGGTGCAGTCGCGCAACGTGGTGGCCATGCTCCCCGGCAGCGATGCAGAGCGCAAGAACGAGTACGTGATCTACTCGGCGCACTGGGACCACATGGGACGCGACACCACGCTCAGTGGCGATCAGATTTTCAACGGCGCACTCGACAACGCCTCTGGCACGGCGCAGATGCTGAGCATCGCCAAGGGATTTGCGGCCCTGCCCACCAAGCCGGCGCGCTCCATCCTGTTCGTCGCGCTCACCGCCGAAGAGAAGGGCCTGCTGGGCGCGCGCTACTTCGCCACGCAACCGCCGGTGCCGTTATCGCAGGTGTTGGCCAACATCAACATGGATGGCGTCAATCAATGGGGCCGCACCAGCGACATGGTGGTCATCGGTTTTGGCAACAGCACACTCGATGACGTGCTGGCTGATGTACTGCGGCCGGCCGGACGCAGCATCGGGCCCGACGAAGAGCCCGAGAAGGGGTACTTCTACCGCTCCGATCACTTCGAGTTTGCCAAGCAGGGCGTGCCGGCACTCTACACCGAGGCGGGCAGCCGCTTCATCGGCAAGGACTCGAGCTTTGGTGCGCAGAAGCGGGACGAGTACACGTCGAAGGACTATCACCAGGTGAGCGACGAGGTGAAGCCCGACTGGGACCTGAGCGGTGCCGTGGAGGATACCCGCGCCCTGCTGGCCGTGGGCTACCGCGTGGCGAATGGCGAGACCTGGCCCACCTGGAAGCCGGGCACCGAATTCAAGGCCAAGCGTGATAGTACGCTGGCCAAGCGGACGCCCTGA
- the gltX gene encoding glutamate--tRNA ligase has product MNVSIAFCHPSGQWPDTDSADLQVVVHMTSSLPQTLRVRFAPSPTGFLHVGGARTALFNWLLARKFGGQFLLRIEDTDRQRSTDESTRAIFEGLEWLGLSWDEDVVYQGANVARHAADAHRLLESGAAYRDFTTPAETERLRAEAEARGDVYRFDRAQAMLSDEDLAARLAAGAPYAIRFKVPEGHTEWHDLVHERIAFPNKDIEDFVILRSDGTPVYNMAVVSDDIAMGITLVMRGDDHISNTPKQILLYRALGATVPQFAHVPMIHGTDGKKLSKRHGATAVGDYQHQGLLPQAMLNFLALLGWSPGDDTEVMTLAQLVDKFHVEGLQKKAAVFDTKKLEWMNGQHLALIPIAELGAVVAPLLEKAGLATVAELEARAAWYHGVLELLRVRARLTDEIVAQARPFFGETVEYDADAVSKQWRDAALTADVLQATHDALAELPAWEMVAMEERLRTLAEVRGISGGKIFQPLRVALVGLTVSPGIFDVLYYLGRDRALARIAAAVQYLRAG; this is encoded by the coding sequence ATGAACGTGTCCATCGCGTTCTGTCATCCATCCGGTCAGTGGCCGGACACCGACTCTGCCGACCTTCAGGTCGTGGTGCATATGACGTCTTCGCTTCCCCAGACGCTGCGCGTGCGTTTCGCGCCGTCTCCCACGGGCTTCCTGCATGTGGGTGGGGCACGTACCGCCCTCTTCAACTGGCTGCTGGCCCGCAAGTTCGGTGGACAGTTCCTGCTTCGCATCGAAGACACCGACCGGCAGCGCAGCACCGACGAAAGCACGCGCGCCATCTTCGAGGGGCTCGAGTGGTTGGGCCTCAGCTGGGATGAGGACGTGGTGTATCAGGGCGCCAATGTGGCGCGGCATGCCGCCGATGCACACCGCCTGCTCGAGTCCGGCGCCGCCTATCGCGACTTCACCACTCCGGCCGAAACTGAGCGCCTGCGGGCAGAGGCTGAAGCGCGCGGCGACGTGTACCGCTTCGATCGCGCGCAGGCCATGCTGAGCGACGAGGATCTGGCGGCGCGGCTGGCTGCCGGCGCGCCGTATGCCATCCGCTTCAAGGTGCCCGAGGGCCACACGGAGTGGCATGACCTCGTGCACGAGCGCATTGCGTTTCCCAACAAGGACATCGAGGACTTCGTCATCCTCCGCTCCGACGGAACGCCGGTGTACAACATGGCCGTCGTCTCAGACGACATCGCCATGGGCATCACGCTTGTCATGCGCGGTGACGATCACATTTCCAACACACCCAAGCAGATCCTGCTGTATCGCGCGCTCGGCGCCACGGTGCCGCAGTTTGCGCATGTGCCCATGATTCACGGCACCGATGGCAAGAAGTTGAGCAAGCGTCATGGGGCCACCGCCGTGGGCGACTATCAGCATCAGGGACTCCTGCCGCAGGCCATGCTCAACTTCCTCGCGCTGCTGGGTTGGTCGCCCGGTGACGACACGGAAGTCATGACGCTCGCGCAACTCGTGGACAAGTTCCACGTCGAGGGCCTGCAGAAGAAGGCCGCGGTGTTTGACACCAAGAAGCTCGAGTGGATGAACGGTCAGCATCTCGCGCTCATTCCCATCGCGGAGCTCGGGGCGGTGGTGGCGCCGCTGCTCGAGAAGGCGGGGCTCGCGACCGTCGCGGAGCTTGAGGCGCGCGCAGCCTGGTACCATGGGGTGCTGGAACTGCTGCGCGTGCGCGCGCGGCTTACCGACGAGATCGTGGCGCAGGCGCGGCCATTCTTCGGCGAGACGGTGGAATACGACGCCGACGCGGTGAGCAAGCAGTGGCGGGACGCGGCGCTCACGGCCGACGTGCTGCAGGCCACACACGACGCGCTGGCCGAACTGCCCGCGTGGGAGATGGTCGCCATGGAGGAGCGCCTGCGCACTCTGGCCGAAGTGCGTGGCATTTCGGGCGGCAAGATCTTTCAGCCGCTGCGTGTCGCGCTTGTTGGCCTCACGGTGAGCCCGGGCATCTTCGATGTGCTCTACTACCTCGGTCGCGATCGCGCCCTCGCGCGCATCGCGGCGGCGGTGCAGTACCTGCGGGCGGGCTGA